A genome region from Altererythrobacter aquiaggeris includes the following:
- a CDS encoding homoserine kinase — translation MAVYTHLGAVELAKLIAHYDVGTLRSAKGIAEGVSNSNWLIETGSGRYILTMYERRIDLHDLPFFLGLLDHLAEANCPVPRTIHDREGSASRLVGGKAVALIEFLPGISPDQPNPSQARAVGCALAQMHIAAADFGQSRSNSLGPAEWVTTLENCGAEKLAGIDALLPDMIGKARDVQARWPGALPQTIIHSDLFPDNVLMLDDEVSGIIDFYFACTGAAAYDLAVTHAAWCFGRDGTQFDPDVSKAMIAGYESVRTLTAEEHQSLPLLAQGACLRFIASRSSDWLEIPDDAMVSRKDPMEFVHRLSQYSQLGSKAFA, via the coding sequence TTGGCGGTTTATACCCATCTTGGTGCCGTGGAACTGGCCAAACTGATTGCTCATTACGACGTCGGTACGCTGCGCTCGGCCAAGGGAATTGCCGAAGGCGTATCGAATAGCAACTGGCTGATCGAAACCGGTTCGGGCCGGTATATACTGACGATGTACGAACGCCGCATCGATCTGCATGATTTGCCGTTCTTTCTCGGCCTGCTCGATCACCTCGCCGAAGCAAATTGCCCGGTTCCGCGGACAATTCACGACCGTGAAGGTTCAGCATCCCGCCTTGTCGGCGGGAAAGCGGTTGCGCTGATCGAGTTTTTGCCGGGAATTTCCCCTGATCAGCCAAACCCTTCGCAAGCGCGCGCTGTCGGCTGCGCATTGGCGCAAATGCACATCGCGGCAGCGGATTTCGGGCAGTCGCGCAGCAATTCATTGGGACCTGCCGAATGGGTGACGACGCTGGAAAACTGCGGCGCGGAAAAGCTGGCTGGCATCGATGCGCTGTTGCCCGACATGATTGGGAAAGCGCGCGATGTGCAGGCCCGCTGGCCCGGCGCCCTGCCCCAAACCATCATCCATTCCGATCTGTTTCCGGACAATGTGCTGATGCTGGACGACGAGGTTTCGGGAATCATCGATTTTTACTTCGCCTGTACCGGCGCTGCAGCTTACGATCTTGCGGTTACCCATGCTGCATGGTGTTTTGGCAGGGATGGTACGCAATTCGATCCCGATGTCTCGAAAGCCATGATTGCCGGGTACGAATCCGTCCGCACCTTAACTGCCGAGGAACACCAAAGCTTGCCATTGCTGGCGCAGGGGGCCTGTTTGAGATTTATTGCTTCGCGTAGCAGTGACTGGCTCGAAATCCCGGACGATGCCATGGTGTCGCGCAAGGATCCGATGGAATTCGTGCACCGGTTATCGCAATATTCGCAATTGGGATCTAAAGCGTTCGCCTGA
- a CDS encoding type II and III secretion system protein family protein, translating into MTIFAQVTGKIASKTQRGKSMKRLFATTLLASIAIAPLAGLPTDAANAQSIRSPNQDLVLSIGRGQLVTVPGSMADIFVANEAVADVQVKSQRQLYVFGKAGGETTVYASNAAGDIIWSANIRVGSNLDSVDQMLALAMPGAQVSVSTMGTNTVLLTGTVSAPEDAAEAERLVSAFVGGDANVISRLKTATPLQVNLQVRFAEVSRSLVREIGSNLATRDQSGGFTFGVQTGRDFVNISDIDTGNLPQLDASAQLGLPPGSVSLPFDPVTGKFVVGGAQYDFTRNAAQTALSAAGKLFGMDVASAFDLAERVGLVTTLSQPNLTALSGETADFLAGGEFPIPISQGLGTTAIEYRKYGVSLAYTPTVLANGRISIRVRPEVSELSSQGAVTLNGFQIPALTIRRAETTVELGSGQSFMIAGLMSNNAQNTIDKAPGLGDVPILGNLFRSTSFRKGETELVIVVTPYLVKPVNANDIKLPTDGYQSPNEAERLFGFKENDGITGGDRPKPTAAPADAPPPSVSRIDPAAMLPAQGSKSDRRAAAKDGKKDRTASAKSATPGFSF; encoded by the coding sequence ATGACCATCTTCGCCCAAGTTACCGGCAAGATTGCCAGCAAGACCCAGAGGGGCAAGTCAATGAAACGCCTGTTTGCAACCACGCTGCTCGCCAGCATCGCGATAGCGCCGCTCGCCGGTCTTCCAACCGATGCAGCCAACGCGCAGTCAATTCGCAGCCCTAATCAGGATCTCGTCCTGTCGATCGGTCGCGGTCAACTTGTCACTGTGCCTGGTTCGATGGCCGACATTTTCGTCGCCAACGAAGCGGTTGCCGATGTTCAGGTGAAATCACAGCGGCAGTTGTACGTTTTCGGCAAGGCCGGCGGTGAAACAACTGTCTATGCCAGCAATGCTGCTGGCGATATTATCTGGTCAGCCAACATTCGTGTGGGATCAAACCTCGACAGCGTGGATCAAATGCTCGCCCTGGCCATGCCCGGCGCACAAGTATCGGTTTCCACCATGGGAACAAACACTGTTTTGCTGACCGGAACGGTTTCTGCACCTGAGGACGCAGCTGAGGCCGAACGACTGGTGTCCGCATTCGTGGGCGGCGACGCAAACGTAATCAGCCGCCTGAAAACAGCCACGCCTTTGCAGGTCAACCTGCAAGTCCGCTTTGCCGAGGTCAGCCGTTCGCTGGTTCGCGAAATTGGTTCCAACCTTGCCACGCGCGATCAAAGCGGCGGCTTCACTTTCGGCGTCCAGACCGGCCGCGATTTCGTGAATATCAGCGATATCGATACCGGCAATCTGCCCCAACTAGATGCGTCGGCCCAGCTTGGCCTGCCTCCCGGGTCGGTCAGCCTTCCGTTCGATCCGGTTACCGGAAAGTTCGTCGTTGGCGGCGCGCAATACGACTTTACCCGCAACGCCGCCCAGACAGCACTGAGTGCTGCGGGCAAGCTGTTCGGCATGGATGTGGCCAGCGCTTTCGATCTTGCTGAACGGGTTGGTCTGGTCACCACGCTTTCACAACCTAACCTGACCGCTCTTTCGGGCGAAACTGCCGACTTCCTTGCCGGCGGCGAATTCCCGATCCCGATCAGTCAGGGGCTTGGCACAACGGCAATCGAATACCGGAAATACGGTGTCAGCCTGGCTTACACGCCGACAGTTCTGGCCAATGGCCGGATTTCGATCCGCGTGCGTCCAGAAGTATCCGAGCTTTCGAGCCAGGGTGCTGTGACGCTCAACGGGTTCCAGATCCCCGCCCTGACGATCCGCCGCGCCGAAACGACGGTAGAACTTGGCTCGGGTCAAAGTTTCATGATTGCCGGCCTGATGTCCAACAATGCGCAGAACACCATCGACAAGGCCCCGGGCCTTGGTGATGTGCCGATCCTTGGCAATCTGTTCCGCTCGACCTCGTTCCGCAAGGGCGAAACCGAGCTGGTAATTGTGGTTACGCCTTATCTGGTCAAACCGGTCAATGCCAACGACATCAAATTGCCGACCGATGGATACCAGTCACCCAACGAGGCAGAACGTCTGTTCGGCTTCAAGGAAAATGACGGCATCACTGGCGGCGACCGGCCCAAACCAACGGCTGCGCCCGCAGATGCGCCGCCGCCGTCGGTTAGCCGGATCGATCCCGCTGCCATGCTTCCCGCACAAGGAAGCAAAAGCGATCGCCGCGCTGCCGCCAAGGACGGCAAAAAAGATCGCACGGCTTCGGCCAAATCAGCCACGCCCGGCTTCAGCTTTTAA
- a CDS encoding A24 family peptidase, translating to MLVEYFQYGLLIALAIALLIAAITDIQRRQIDNWLNLSIAVGAPLFWWASGFSLWPEIAMQLGVAVLAFAVFATLFAFGAMGGGDVKLLTALALWVSPSSFLTLLMVMALVGGVLTIVIGGYHIARRQRDKVAIPYGVAIAAGGFWVLGFHYLPIATAGAATLG from the coding sequence ATGCTGGTTGAATATTTCCAATACGGACTGCTTATCGCATTGGCAATTGCGCTGCTGATTGCGGCAATCACCGATATCCAGCGGCGCCAGATCGATAATTGGCTCAACCTTTCTATTGCCGTGGGCGCGCCTCTCTTCTGGTGGGCCAGCGGGTTTTCGCTTTGGCCTGAAATTGCGATGCAGCTTGGCGTTGCCGTGCTCGCCTTCGCAGTTTTTGCGACATTATTCGCATTCGGCGCCATGGGCGGCGGAGATGTCAAGCTGCTGACTGCGCTCGCACTGTGGGTTTCTCCCAGTTCATTTCTTACACTTCTGATGGTGATGGCGCTGGTGGGCGGCGTTCTGACGATTGTTATCGGCGGATACCATATCGCCCGCCGCCAGCGCGACAAGGTCGCCATCCCGTACGGTGTGGCAATCGCAGCCGGGGGCTTCTGGGTGCTTGGTTTTCACTATCTTCCCATCGCAACGGCAGGTGCCGCGACATTGGGGTGA
- the ispH gene encoding 4-hydroxy-3-methylbut-2-enyl diphosphate reductase produces MNAPLQDTNRGTQKPAITLLIAAPRGFCAGVDRAIEIVERSLELYGAPVYVRHEIVHNKYVVDGLREKGAIFVEELDEVPDDAHVVFSAHGVPKSVPDEAQRRGLEYLDATCPLVSKVHRQAERQIEANRHIIFIGHKGHPEVIGTFGQVPDGAMTLVETEEDVSTLAFTQDDALAFLTQTTLSVDDTGRIVEALKQRYPQIVGPKAEDICYATSNRQAAVKDIAPSCDLVLVIGATNSSNSVRLVEVAERCGTPAKLVQRGADVDPAWLEGVGTVGLTAGASAPETLVREVVDRLAEFRTVNERTLVTTEEKMVFKLPRQLVD; encoded by the coding sequence ATGAACGCCCCCTTGCAAGACACGAATCGCGGCACGCAAAAGCCCGCTATCACTCTACTGATCGCCGCTCCTCGCGGTTTTTGTGCCGGCGTGGACCGGGCGATCGAGATAGTCGAGCGATCGCTGGAGCTCTACGGGGCGCCGGTGTATGTGCGGCACGAGATTGTGCACAACAAATATGTCGTGGATGGTCTGCGCGAAAAGGGGGCGATCTTCGTCGAGGAACTGGACGAGGTTCCGGATGACGCGCATGTCGTTTTCAGCGCGCACGGCGTGCCCAAATCCGTTCCTGACGAGGCGCAGCGGCGCGGGCTTGAATACCTTGACGCCACTTGTCCGCTGGTAAGCAAGGTACACCGGCAGGCGGAGCGCCAGATCGAAGCCAACCGGCACATCATTTTTATCGGCCACAAGGGGCATCCCGAAGTCATCGGCACATTCGGGCAAGTGCCCGACGGCGCAATGACGCTGGTGGAAACCGAAGAAGACGTCTCCACGCTCGCCTTTACACAGGACGATGCGTTGGCATTTCTGACGCAGACAACGCTCTCGGTCGATGATACCGGGCGGATCGTCGAAGCTCTCAAACAACGCTACCCGCAGATTGTCGGTCCCAAAGCGGAAGATATTTGCTACGCGACCTCGAACCGGCAAGCAGCCGTGAAGGACATTGCGCCAAGCTGCGATCTGGTATTGGTGATCGGCGCAACCAACTCATCCAATTCTGTGCGGCTGGTCGAGGTTGCCGAACGTTGCGGCACACCTGCAAAACTGGTGCAAAGAGGCGCTGATGTCGATCCTGCGTGGCTTGAAGGTGTCGGCACGGTCGGTTTGACCGCAGGGGCATCCGCGCCCGAGACACTGGTGCGCGAAGTTGTTGACCGGTTGGCTGAATTCCGGACGGTCAACGAGCGCACGTTAGTGACCACAGAGGAAAAAATGGTTTTTAAACTGCCTCGCCAGCTCGTCGATTGA
- a CDS encoding CpaD family pilus assembly protein codes for MIAIKRKAATAFAISLGLALGACAQSPTERGIESVNQPVVTRTNYTLDLQSGAGGLSVTEQRRLAGWFEAMDLGYGDRIAIDDPMASSATREVVQAIASRHGLLISEGAPVTQGFVDPGYSRVVVTRSSASVPNCPNWDAKSDLNYGNATYPGYGCAINGNMAAMVADPEHLLKGAEGTGETVIMTSTKAIDTYRQQAPTGQGGLKQTSSSEGS; via the coding sequence ATGATCGCTATTAAACGTAAAGCCGCGACCGCGTTCGCAATTTCTCTGGGCCTGGCCCTGGGTGCCTGCGCGCAGTCGCCGACCGAACGGGGTATCGAAAGCGTCAACCAGCCGGTTGTCACGCGGACAAATTACACCCTTGATCTGCAGTCGGGAGCAGGCGGGCTTTCGGTGACCGAACAGCGCCGGCTTGCCGGCTGGTTCGAAGCCATGGACCTTGGCTACGGTGACCGGATTGCAATCGATGACCCCATGGCCAGCAGCGCAACGCGCGAAGTTGTCCAGGCAATCGCGTCGCGCCATGGTTTGCTGATCAGCGAAGGCGCCCCGGTGACGCAGGGCTTTGTCGATCCGGGCTACTCCCGCGTCGTTGTTACCCGGTCGAGCGCGTCTGTACCTAATTGCCCTAACTGGGATGCCAAATCCGACCTGAACTACGGCAATGCGACCTATCCCGGATATGGCTGCGCCATCAATGGCAACATGGCCGCAATGGTCGCCGATCCCGAGCACCTTCTCAAGGGTGCAGAGGGTACCGGAGAAACAGTCATAATGACTTCGACCAAAGCAATCGACACCTATCGCCAGCAGGCACCGACCGGTCAGGGCGGCCTGAAACAAACCAGCTCCAGCGAGGGAAGCTAA
- a CDS encoding YegP family protein encodes MAHHFKIKKNKAGEFVAYFMYNTETVFWTEGYASKSGAINAIESVKKNGPDAPTTDES; translated from the coding sequence ATGGCGCACCATTTCAAGATCAAGAAAAACAAGGCCGGCGAATTCGTGGCCTATTTCATGTACAATACGGAAACTGTCTTCTGGACAGAAGGCTATGCCAGCAAATCAGGCGCGATCAATGCCATTGAATCGGTCAAGAAAAACGGACCGGACGCGCCTACTACAGACGAAAGCTAG
- the cpaB gene encoding Flp pilus assembly protein CpaB yields MDRKKLVLLLGALIIAIGTAMAARSMFAGASAPQVEAAATPQGPKVLVAQRALPIGTIITADSISFQQWPEEMVQDAYFVDGEADMSKLMGTVVRHQITAGEPITHGSLVRPGDRGFLAAALGPGMRAVTVPVSAKTGVAGFVFPGDRIDLVLTQTVKGEGDKSLKASETVLRNLRVLATDQSTEQEVVNGKTVVRAFRTVTLEATPRIAEKIAVAQTIGTLSLSLRSLADSQVELERAIAAGEVNVPEGATKEEEEAILQAAMSRPNDARSTYVTGGDVSRFQRSTIPANKQPEAQVVTAMPAAIGAPATVSAPPVSRGPMVRVTRGKQTTEVSVGRN; encoded by the coding sequence ATGGACAGGAAAAAGCTGGTATTACTGCTGGGGGCGCTGATCATTGCGATCGGTACGGCCATGGCCGCCCGGAGTATGTTCGCAGGAGCATCCGCTCCGCAAGTGGAGGCGGCAGCGACACCGCAGGGGCCCAAAGTCCTTGTAGCGCAGCGTGCCCTGCCAATCGGCACAATCATCACCGCTGACTCGATCAGCTTCCAGCAATGGCCGGAAGAAATGGTCCAGGATGCCTATTTCGTCGATGGTGAAGCCGATATGTCCAAACTGATGGGCACAGTCGTTCGTCATCAGATTACTGCCGGCGAGCCGATCACGCACGGCTCGCTTGTTCGCCCCGGCGACCGGGGATTTCTGGCCGCGGCACTCGGCCCGGGCATGCGCGCCGTCACTGTCCCGGTATCTGCCAAGACCGGCGTTGCCGGCTTTGTCTTCCCGGGTGACCGGATCGATCTCGTCCTGACCCAGACGGTCAAGGGTGAAGGCGACAAATCGCTCAAGGCGTCGGAAACCGTGCTGCGCAATTTGCGCGTCCTGGCAACCGACCAATCCACCGAACAGGAAGTCGTCAACGGCAAAACCGTGGTCCGCGCCTTCCGCACGGTTACGCTGGAAGCAACGCCGCGCATCGCTGAAAAAATCGCCGTAGCCCAGACAATCGGTACACTCAGTCTGTCGCTTCGTTCGCTCGCTGACAGCCAGGTTGAACTGGAACGTGCAATCGCCGCTGGCGAGGTAAACGTTCCGGAAGGTGCCACCAAGGAAGAGGAAGAAGCCATTCTGCAGGCCGCGATGTCGCGCCCGAATGATGCGCGTTCGACTTATGTAACAGGCGGTGATGTGTCGCGTTTCCAGCGCAGCACTATCCCTGCGAACAAACAACCCGAGGCGCAGGTGGTCACCGCCATGCCCGCTGCAATCGGTGCACCGGCAACTGTCAGTGCACCGCCTGTCAGCCGCGGACCGATGGTCCGTGTGACCCGCGGCAAACAGACCACCGAAGTCAGCGTGGGAAGGAACTGA
- a CDS encoding FAD-dependent oxidoreductase has product MSKYFDIAIVGAGIAGSSLAAELARQGSLVVLEGESAPGYHSTGRSAAFWEECYGGPEIVPLTLASGEYLRDGGFLTERGALYAGRDEDAGKLDEFMARFENSGAQLERIDRARLAAILPGVKPAWTDAIWEPACADIDVAALHAHFLSRATRGGAVIQTNARLVSAAQRTGGWDLTCVDGSRFAAGILVNAAGAWADQVAAMAGVKPVGITPYLRTVAQLRTDPAPDPAQPLVLDISGRFYFKPESGRVWLSPHDEEPSPPCDVAAGELGVATAIAQFEKVVDWRIEAVERKWAGLRSFAPDRMPVFGFDPDVSGFFWFAGQGGFGIQTSPAAAAGAYELLTGDQLTGRTSGVDMARYSPARFMS; this is encoded by the coding sequence ATGAGCAAATATTTCGACATCGCGATTGTCGGCGCGGGGATCGCCGGATCGTCTCTGGCCGCGGAACTTGCAAGGCAGGGCTCGCTTGTGGTGCTCGAGGGGGAAAGCGCGCCGGGCTACCATTCGACGGGGCGTTCGGCTGCTTTCTGGGAAGAATGTTACGGCGGACCGGAGATCGTTCCGTTGACGCTGGCTTCGGGCGAATATCTGCGCGATGGCGGTTTTCTTACCGAGCGCGGCGCGCTTTACGCAGGGCGCGATGAGGATGCCGGTAAGCTGGATGAATTCATGGCACGCTTTGAAAACAGCGGTGCGCAGCTGGAACGTATTGATAGAGCACGGCTGGCTGCCATTTTGCCTGGCGTTAAGCCCGCCTGGACCGATGCGATCTGGGAACCAGCTTGCGCAGATATTGATGTCGCGGCTCTACACGCCCATTTTCTTTCGCGCGCAACACGCGGCGGGGCGGTAATCCAGACCAATGCGCGGCTTGTGTCGGCAGCGCAACGGACCGGCGGATGGGACCTGACCTGTGTGGATGGCAGCCGGTTTGCTGCGGGTATTCTGGTCAATGCAGCAGGGGCCTGGGCGGATCAGGTTGCTGCGATGGCAGGTGTGAAACCTGTCGGAATTACGCCTTATTTGCGTACTGTGGCCCAATTGCGAACCGATCCTGCCCCCGATCCCGCACAGCCGCTGGTGCTGGATATTTCAGGGCGGTTCTATTTCAAGCCGGAAAGTGGCCGCGTGTGGTTGTCGCCGCACGATGAAGAACCTTCACCCCCTTGTGATGTTGCTGCAGGCGAGCTCGGCGTTGCGACTGCCATCGCGCAATTCGAAAAAGTGGTTGATTGGCGGATTGAGGCAGTGGAGCGCAAATGGGCGGGGTTGCGCAGTTTTGCCCCAGACAGAATGCCGGTGTTTGGCTTCGATCCGGATGTGAGCGGGTTCTTCTGGTTTGCCGGTCAGGGCGGTTTCGGCATCCAGACATCTCCCGCTGCTGCTGCGGGCGCATATGAATTGCTTACGGGCGATCAACTGACCGGGCGAACTTCGGGTGTCGATATGGCCCGCTATTCTCCTGCCCGATTCATGTCGTAA
- the rnhA gene encoding ribonuclease HI, with protein sequence MKHVEIYTDGSCKGNPGPGGWGAILRMGRHEKELSGGDPETTNNRMELLAAVAALNALIEPCRVDLYSDSKYVLDGMTRWVVGWQKRGWKTAAKKPVRNTDLWHDLIEAAARHEIEWHWVKGHNGHPENERADILASDAADEAARVAAEDE encoded by the coding sequence ATGAAACATGTGGAAATATATACGGACGGTTCCTGCAAGGGAAATCCAGGGCCCGGAGGCTGGGGCGCGATCTTGCGCATGGGCCGCCACGAAAAAGAATTATCGGGCGGCGATCCGGAGACAACCAACAACCGGATGGAATTGTTGGCGGCCGTAGCGGCGTTGAATGCGCTGATCGAGCCATGCAGGGTCGATCTCTATTCCGACAGCAAATATGTCCTCGACGGGATGACCCGCTGGGTCGTTGGCTGGCAGAAACGCGGCTGGAAGACTGCTGCGAAAAAACCGGTTCGCAATACGGATTTATGGCACGACCTGATCGAAGCGGCTGCGCGGCACGAGATAGAATGGCACTGGGTCAAAGGACATAACGGCCACCCCGAAAATGAACGAGCAGATATTCTGGCCAGCGATGCGGCGGACGAGGCAGCGCGCGTCGCTGCCGAAGATGAATAG
- a CDS encoding alpha/beta hydrolase has product MWRAEDGHQIRRIDWPQRTEDVRGSLLFFPGRGDNYEKYLESLEEWSRLGWRVTAADWRGQAGSGRLGDDPVTGHIDDFETWLRDLGALWKLWKSERSGPHVLAGHSMGGHLVLRGLAEKYVDPDALVLSAPMLGFIGKIPLSVMHGGSRLLAKVKGATTPAWKWSEKPGEVPAGRQDLLTHDDDRYADELFWRKERAELVMGPGSWGWVERSYASTRALFVGGLLESVKTPVLIVATTNDKLVAFDAITDAAARLPNSEVLRFGEEAHHEILREVDAVRTRAMEGITRFLDRVAPPQA; this is encoded by the coding sequence ATGTGGCGTGCCGAGGATGGGCACCAGATCCGGCGTATCGACTGGCCGCAGCGCACTGAAGATGTGCGCGGGTCGTTGTTATTTTTTCCTGGCCGCGGGGATAATTACGAAAAATATCTGGAATCGCTCGAAGAATGGTCACGGCTTGGTTGGCGTGTCACAGCGGCTGACTGGCGCGGCCAGGCAGGATCGGGCAGGCTTGGCGATGATCCGGTGACCGGACATATCGACGATTTCGAAACCTGGCTGCGCGATCTCGGCGCACTTTGGAAGCTGTGGAAGTCTGAACGTTCCGGGCCGCATGTTTTAGCAGGCCATTCGATGGGTGGTCATCTCGTTCTGCGCGGATTGGCTGAAAAATACGTCGATCCCGACGCGCTCGTGCTGTCTGCACCCATGCTCGGGTTTATCGGCAAAATCCCGCTTTCGGTCATGCATGGCGGATCCCGTCTCTTGGCGAAGGTCAAGGGAGCGACCACCCCGGCATGGAAATGGAGCGAAAAACCCGGTGAAGTACCAGCCGGGAGGCAGGATCTGCTGACGCATGACGATGATCGCTATGCTGACGAGTTGTTCTGGCGGAAAGAGCGCGCTGAACTGGTTATGGGACCGGGCAGCTGGGGCTGGGTGGAAAGGTCCTATGCCTCGACCAGAGCATTGTTTGTCGGCGGTCTGCTTGAATCGGTCAAAACTCCGGTGCTGATTGTCGCCACGACAAACGACAAGCTGGTTGCGTTTGACGCTATCACCGATGCCGCAGCCCGTTTGCCAAACAGCGAAGTGCTGCGGTTTGGCGAGGAAGCGCATCATGAAATATTACGAGAGGTCGATGCGGTTCGTACTCGCGCGATGGAGGGAATAACGCGTTTTCTCGACCGGGTCGCGCCTCCCCAAGCCTGA